The following coding sequences lie in one Paenibacillus durus ATCC 35681 genomic window:
- a CDS encoding TerD family protein gives MTISLSKGQRIDLTKTNPGLKKAIIGLGWDINKYNTGGDYDLDASAFLLNNEGKARGIDDFIFYNNLQTANGSVKHTGDNRTGQGEGDDEQIVIDFSLLPQEVERIGITVTIDDAVRKNQNFGHVSNAFVRVVDEATNHEILRYDLGEEFSLETAIVVCELYRNQGEWKFQAIGSGFQGGLAALCQNYGLDAK, from the coding sequence ATGACAATTAGCTTATCTAAAGGACAACGTATTGATTTGACGAAAACCAATCCGGGTCTTAAGAAAGCTATTATCGGACTGGGATGGGATATTAACAAATACAACACAGGCGGGGATTACGATCTGGATGCATCCGCTTTTCTTCTAAACAACGAAGGGAAGGCTCGGGGAATTGATGACTTTATCTTCTATAACAACCTTCAAACAGCAAACGGGTCTGTAAAGCACACTGGAGATAACCGGACCGGCCAAGGGGAAGGCGATGACGAACAAATCGTTATCGACTTCTCGCTTCTTCCACAAGAAGTCGAACGAATCGGTATCACGGTTACAATCGATGATGCCGTTAGGAAAAATCAAAACTTCGGGCATGTGTCTAATGCATTCGTAAGGGTTGTAGATGAGGCAACAAATCACGAAATTCTACGTTATGACCTTGGTGAAGAATTCTCATTGGAAACAGCTATCGTTGTATGCGAGTTGTACCGAAATCAAGGAGAGTGGAAGTTCCAAGCGATCGGTTCCGGTTTCCAAGGCGGTCTTGCTGCACTTTGTCAGAATTACGGACTTGATGCCAAATAA
- a CDS encoding TerD family protein, translated as MTVNLSKGQKVDLTKTNPGLTKVFVGLGWDTNKYDGGSEFDLDASVFCLNADGRVSSDSDFIFFNNPKNTNSSIELSGDNRTGEGAGDDETVKIDLASVPQEVQKIAFSITIHEAQSRNQNFGQVANSFVRLVNETNGEELIRYDLGEDFSVGTAIVVGELYRHNGEWKFAAVGSGFQNGLAGLCQDYGVNV; from the coding sequence ATGACTGTAAATCTCTCTAAAGGTCAAAAGGTTGATCTAACCAAAACAAATCCGGGTCTTACCAAAGTTTTTGTTGGACTTGGCTGGGATACTAACAAATATGACGGGGGTAGCGAATTCGACCTCGACGCAAGCGTGTTTTGTCTGAATGCCGATGGGCGAGTAAGTTCTGATTCTGATTTTATCTTCTTTAACAATCCGAAAAACACGAATAGTTCCATTGAGCTTTCCGGTGACAACCGTACTGGCGAGGGAGCTGGCGATGATGAAACGGTCAAAATCGACTTGGCTTCCGTTCCTCAAGAAGTACAGAAAATCGCATTTAGCATTACCATTCACGAAGCACAAAGCCGTAATCAAAACTTCGGGCAAGTGGCTAACTCATTTGTTCGTTTAGTAAACGAAACCAATGGTGAAGAACTTATCCGCTATGATTTAGGGGAGGATTTCTCCGTAGGAACAGCGATCGTAGTAGGAGAATTGTACCGTCATAACGGTGAATGGAAATTTGCAGCTGTTGGTAGCGGCTTTCAAAATGGACTGGCGGGGCTTTGCCAAGACTATGGTGTAAATGTATAA
- a CDS encoding TerD family protein, giving the protein MTISLVKGQKVDLTKGNTGLSLLTVGLGWNPAEVEARGLFGAKKSKPNIDCDASAILLSGNGKLAKQNNVVCFHNLISPCGSVKHSGDNLTGDGDGDDEQIFIDLKKVPADVEKVLVVVNIYQCEVRKQDFGMIKSAYIRVVNSSNNDELIRFNLTDNYAGRTALIVGEIYRHNGEWKFNAVGEGTHAAHINVLAQQYQ; this is encoded by the coding sequence GTGACAATTTCGCTCGTAAAAGGACAAAAAGTTGACCTTACTAAAGGGAACACCGGTCTTTCGCTTCTTACGGTTGGTCTTGGTTGGAACCCTGCGGAAGTGGAAGCCCGCGGATTATTCGGGGCAAAAAAATCCAAGCCCAATATAGACTGTGATGCATCAGCCATCCTGCTCAGCGGTAATGGAAAGCTGGCAAAGCAAAATAATGTCGTTTGTTTTCACAACCTAATAAGTCCCTGCGGATCGGTTAAACATTCTGGAGACAATTTAACAGGTGATGGAGACGGCGACGACGAGCAAATTTTTATTGATCTAAAAAAAGTGCCGGCCGATGTGGAAAAAGTCCTCGTTGTTGTGAACATCTACCAATGTGAGGTTCGAAAGCAAGACTTCGGAATGATTAAGTCAGCTTATATTCGTGTGGTTAATTCATCCAATAATGACGAACTTATTCGTTTTAACCTCACCGATAATTATGCTGGCAGGACAGCTCTAATTGTCGGAGAAATTTATCGACATAATGGCGAGTGGAAATTTAATGCTGTAGGAGAAGGTACCCATGCTGCCCATATTAATGTTCTTGCGCAGCAATACCAATAA
- a CDS encoding tellurite resistance TerB family protein: protein MSNGLNSFQGWLSRTKGNLMDGVKKFKNKELLDAIVAGCAMVSVADGTIDNSEKQKMAGYLGRSDELKVFNMSEVIERFNHFSGNMEFDVMIGKQEALRVIAKFKSKPEIGRVIVGVCCAVGSADGDFDNNEKSTVRDICNTLGLSAGEFGL from the coding sequence ATGAGTAATGGATTAAACTCTTTTCAAGGATGGTTAAGCCGTACAAAAGGAAATTTAATGGATGGCGTGAAAAAATTCAAAAACAAAGAATTACTTGATGCAATCGTTGCTGGCTGCGCGATGGTTTCTGTAGCAGATGGAACAATTGATAACTCGGAGAAACAAAAAATGGCAGGATATCTGGGTCGCAGCGATGAACTTAAAGTGTTTAACATGAGTGAGGTAATTGAACGGTTCAATCACTTCTCCGGTAATATGGAATTTGATGTAATGATAGGCAAACAAGAAGCTCTTCGAGTAATCGCGAAGTTTAAATCAAAGCCAGAAATCGGCCGGGTGATTGTTGGTGTGTGTTGTGCTGTTGGTTCTGCAGACGGAGACTTCGATAATAACGAGAAAAGTACCGTCCGTGACATTTGTAATACTCTAGGACTTTCGGCAGGTGAATTTGGCCTATAA
- a CDS encoding TerD family protein: protein MAINLQKGQKIDLTKTNPGLTKVIVGLGWDTNKYDGGKDFDLDASAFCLNAAGKASSENDFIFYNNPQNASGSVVHTGDNRTGEGEGDDEQLKVNLDSVPAEVEKISFCITIDDAVNRGQNFGQVSNAFVRVVAEDSGEELIRYDLGEDFSVETAIVVGELYRNNGEWKFAAIGSGYQDGLAGLVRDFGLDA, encoded by the coding sequence ATGGCAATCAATCTTCAAAAAGGGCAAAAAATCGATCTAACCAAAACAAATCCGGGCCTTACGAAAGTTATTGTCGGACTTGGCTGGGATACTAACAAGTACGACGGTGGAAAAGACTTTGATCTAGATGCCAGTGCCTTTTGCTTGAATGCTGCTGGTAAAGCCTCCTCAGAGAATGATTTCATTTTCTATAATAATCCTCAAAACGCAAGTGGCTCTGTAGTACATACGGGTGATAACCGAACAGGTGAAGGGGAGGGGGATGACGAGCAGTTGAAAGTAAATCTGGACTCTGTCCCCGCCGAAGTAGAGAAGATTTCTTTCTGCATTACAATAGATGATGCTGTAAACCGTGGCCAGAATTTCGGACAAGTGTCTAATGCATTTGTGCGAGTTGTAGCCGAAGACTCTGGTGAAGAATTGATTCGCTACGACCTCGGAGAAGATTTCTCCGTTGAAACTGCGATTGTTGTTGGGGAACTGTACCGGAACAATGGCGAATGGAAATTCGCAGCTATAGGTAGTGGATATCAGGACGGCCTTGCCGGTCTTGTGAGAGACTTTGGCCTTGATGCCTAA